One Bradyrhizobium zhanjiangense DNA segment encodes these proteins:
- a CDS encoding aldo/keto reductase, with amino-acid sequence MNTNPFGKTGANVSVIGQGTWYPDHGDRKRAIAALQRGLDLGMTHIDTAEMYGDAELVIADAIAGRRDEVFLVSKVLPSNASRRGTITACERSLKRLKTDRLDCYLLHWRGSYPLEDTVAAFDELVKAGKIKSWGVSNFDADDLDDILDVAGEGRIACNQVLYHLKERAIEHAVIPWCERRGVAVIAYSPFGHDDFPDVRSKGGAVLVKIAETRRATPRQVALSFLTRATTVFAIPKASSAEHAAENAAAGDLVLTKEEIAALDAAFPRGPKPRSLPML; translated from the coding sequence ATGAACACAAACCCTTTCGGCAAGACCGGCGCCAACGTCTCCGTCATCGGGCAGGGCACCTGGTATCCCGACCACGGCGACCGCAAGCGCGCCATTGCCGCGCTTCAGCGCGGGCTCGATCTCGGCATGACCCACATCGACACCGCCGAGATGTACGGTGACGCCGAGCTCGTCATTGCGGACGCGATTGCGGGCCGTCGCGATGAGGTGTTTCTCGTTTCAAAAGTGCTGCCGAGCAACGCCTCGCGCCGCGGCACGATCACGGCCTGTGAGCGTTCGCTGAAGCGGCTGAAGACCGATCGTCTCGACTGCTATCTGTTGCATTGGCGCGGCTCCTATCCGCTCGAGGACACCGTCGCTGCGTTCGATGAGCTGGTGAAAGCGGGCAAGATCAAGTCCTGGGGCGTCTCCAACTTCGATGCCGACGATCTCGACGACATTCTCGACGTTGCGGGCGAGGGACGGATCGCATGCAATCAGGTGCTCTATCATCTCAAGGAACGCGCGATCGAGCACGCCGTAATCCCCTGGTGTGAGCGGCGTGGTGTCGCTGTGATCGCCTATTCGCCGTTCGGACACGATGATTTTCCGGATGTGCGCAGCAAGGGCGGCGCCGTGCTGGTGAAGATCGCGGAGACGCGTCGCGCGACACCGCGTCAGGTCGCACTGAGCTTCCTCACCCGTGCAACTACGGTGTTCGCGATTCCGAAAGCCTCATCCGCGGAACATGCCGCCGAAAATGCGGCCGCCGGCGATCTCGTGCTGACGAAAGAGGAGATTGCGGCGCTCGATGCGGCGTTTCCGCGCGGGCCGAAGCCGCGCAGCCTGCCCATGTTGTAG
- a CDS encoding NAD-dependent epimerase/dehydratase family protein → MPRILMTGASGGIGTRLRKLLPSIYPDLLLSDIRKPADLGPNEQFRAADLSDLAQCEAICEGVDGIIHFGGYSVEGPWDDILQANIIGCYNLFEAAYRKGVKRVVFASSNHAVGFYPRHHKIGTDVTPRPDGRYGVSKVFGEAVGALYADKHGLKVTCLRIGNFGDMPLDQRRLAIWLKPDDLVQLCQIGLEHPDIHFEIFYGVSLNERAWWDNHRAYEFGYRPTGRSEDHVAHAMAEQAKLKPDPIGDHYQGGAFCSSEFDGDASRIIDWNKR, encoded by the coding sequence ATGCCGCGCATCTTGATGACGGGAGCTTCGGGCGGGATTGGAACGCGCCTGCGGAAACTGCTGCCGTCGATCTATCCGGACCTGCTGCTCAGCGACATCCGCAAGCCGGCCGATCTCGGCCCCAACGAGCAGTTTAGGGCGGCGGACCTGTCCGACCTCGCGCAATGCGAGGCGATCTGCGAGGGCGTCGACGGCATCATCCATTTCGGCGGCTATTCGGTCGAAGGCCCCTGGGACGACATCCTCCAGGCCAACATCATCGGCTGCTATAATCTGTTCGAGGCCGCGTACCGCAAGGGCGTCAAGCGCGTGGTGTTCGCCTCGTCCAATCACGCCGTCGGCTTCTATCCGCGCCACCACAAGATCGGCACCGACGTCACCCCGCGCCCCGACGGTCGCTATGGCGTCAGCAAGGTGTTCGGCGAGGCCGTCGGCGCGCTCTACGCCGACAAGCACGGGCTGAAGGTGACGTGCCTGCGCATCGGCAATTTCGGCGACATGCCGCTCGACCAGCGCCGGCTCGCGATCTGGCTCAAGCCCGACGACCTCGTGCAGCTCTGCCAGATCGGGCTCGAGCATCCCGACATCCATTTCGAGATCTTCTACGGCGTGTCCCTGAACGAGCGCGCCTGGTGGGACAACCACCGTGCCTACGAGTTCGGCTACCGCCCCACCGGCCGCTCCGAGGATCATGTGGCGCACGCCATGGCCGAGCAGGCCAAGCTGAAGCCGGACCCGATCGGCGACCACTATCAGGGCGGCGCCTTCTGCAGCAGCGAGTTCGACGGCGATGCGAGCCGGATCATCGACTGGAATAAGCGGTAG
- a CDS encoding transketolase produces the protein MPVDSARLDTLTALSRKALWLSSWTIHHANHIRANADGLKVGGHQASSASLATIMSALYFHVLRPEDRVAVKPHASPVFHAIQYLFGRQTREKLENFRGFKGAQSYPSRTKDVDDVDFSTGSVGLGVAQTLFASLVQDYVKAHGWMKDRREGRMIALVGDAEMDEGNIFEALAEGWKHGLRNTWWVVDYNRQSLDAVVREGLWEKFETMFRNFGWDVVIVKYGRLMREAFAEPGGEALKRWIDNCPNALYAALCFQGGAAFRKHLHDEIGDQGPITKLIDKRSDDELLALMSNLGGHDMASMLEAFESIDHDRPVCFIAYTIKGVGLPFQGHKDNHAGLMTVTQMEKYRDSQNIRPGHEWDKFEGLAQDAAELEAFLARVPFNQDGRRLSAPVVEVPQQLAFKPSPQMSTQQGFGLVLNEIARSDSELARRIVTTSPDVTVSTNLGPWVNRRGLFARAEKADLFRSEKIPSTYNWDASPKGQHLELGIAEMNLFIMLSALGLSNQINGERLLPVGTLYDPFIERGLDALNYACYQDARFMVAATPSGITLAPEGGAHQSIATPLIGMAQDGLASFEPAFVDELAVIMAFGFEHMQRDPGEGGSVYLRLSTRSIEQAQRIMTPELRQGITDGAYWLRKPGPNAEVVIAYTGAVAPEAIEATGFIGESRRDVGLLAITSADRLHAGWTAARKLRRDRRGVQHLSSIEKLLAPLPRDCGIVTVIDGHPSALGWLGSVRGHRVEALGVEQFGQTGTIADLYRHYGLDANAIIDAAESLTTGAPVLHRKMAV, from the coding sequence ATGCCCGTTGATTCCGCTCGTCTCGACACATTGACCGCCCTCAGCCGCAAGGCGCTGTGGCTGTCGTCCTGGACCATCCACCACGCCAACCACATCCGCGCCAACGCGGACGGGCTCAAGGTCGGCGGCCATCAGGCCTCATCCGCCTCGCTCGCCACGATCATGTCGGCGCTGTACTTCCACGTGTTGCGCCCTGAGGATCGCGTCGCGGTGAAGCCGCATGCGAGCCCGGTGTTCCATGCCATCCAATATCTGTTCGGCCGGCAGACCCGCGAGAAGCTGGAGAATTTTCGCGGCTTCAAGGGCGCGCAGTCCTATCCTTCGCGAACCAAGGACGTCGACGACGTCGATTTCTCCACCGGCTCGGTCGGCCTCGGCGTCGCGCAGACGCTGTTCGCCTCGCTGGTGCAGGATTACGTCAAGGCGCATGGCTGGATGAAGGATCGCCGCGAGGGACGGATGATCGCGCTCGTCGGCGACGCCGAGATGGACGAGGGCAACATCTTCGAAGCTCTTGCAGAAGGCTGGAAGCACGGCCTGCGCAACACCTGGTGGGTGGTGGACTATAACCGCCAGTCGCTCGACGCGGTCGTGCGCGAAGGGCTCTGGGAGAAGTTCGAGACCATGTTCCGCAATTTCGGCTGGGACGTGGTGATCGTGAAATACGGGCGTCTGATGCGCGAGGCCTTTGCCGAGCCCGGCGGCGAGGCGCTGAAGCGCTGGATCGACAATTGTCCGAACGCGCTCTACGCCGCGCTGTGCTTTCAAGGCGGTGCGGCGTTCCGCAAGCATCTGCACGACGAGATCGGCGACCAGGGCCCGATCACCAAACTGATCGACAAGCGCAGCGACGACGAGTTGCTGGCGCTGATGTCGAACCTCGGCGGCCACGACATGGCGAGCATGCTGGAGGCGTTCGAGTCCATCGACCACGATCGCCCGGTCTGCTTCATCGCCTACACCATCAAAGGCGTCGGCCTGCCGTTCCAGGGCCACAAGGACAACCACGCCGGCCTGATGACGGTCACGCAGATGGAGAAATATCGCGACAGCCAGAACATCCGTCCCGGGCATGAATGGGACAAGTTCGAGGGCCTGGCGCAGGATGCGGCCGAGTTGGAGGCTTTCCTCGCGCGCGTGCCGTTCAACCAGGACGGCCGCCGGTTGAGCGCGCCTGTCGTCGAGGTTCCCCAGCAGCTCGCCTTCAAGCCGTCGCCGCAGATGTCGACCCAGCAGGGCTTTGGTCTCGTGCTGAACGAGATCGCACGCAGCGACAGCGAGCTCGCGAGGCGCATCGTCACGACGTCGCCTGACGTCACCGTCTCGACCAATCTCGGCCCCTGGGTCAATCGGCGCGGCCTGTTCGCGCGCGCCGAGAAAGCGGACTTATTCCGCAGCGAGAAAATTCCCTCGACCTACAATTGGGATGCTTCCCCCAAGGGGCAGCATCTCGAGCTCGGCATCGCCGAGATGAACCTGTTCATCATGCTCTCGGCGCTCGGCCTGTCGAACCAGATCAATGGCGAGCGGCTGCTGCCGGTCGGCACGCTCTACGATCCCTTCATCGAGCGCGGGCTCGATGCGCTGAACTATGCCTGCTACCAGGATGCGCGTTTCATGGTGGCGGCGACGCCATCGGGCATCACGCTCGCGCCCGAAGGCGGCGCGCACCAGTCGATCGCAACGCCGTTGATCGGCATGGCGCAGGACGGCCTGGCCTCGTTCGAGCCGGCCTTCGTCGACGAGCTCGCCGTGATCATGGCTTTCGGTTTCGAGCACATGCAGCGCGATCCGGGCGAGGGCGGTTCGGTCTATTTGCGGCTCTCGACGCGCAGCATCGAGCAGGCGCAGCGCATCATGACGCCGGAGCTGAGGCAGGGCATCACCGACGGCGCCTATTGGCTGCGCAAGCCGGGGCCGAATGCCGAAGTCGTGATCGCCTATACCGGCGCGGTCGCGCCGGAAGCGATCGAGGCGACCGGCTTCATCGGCGAGAGCCGCCGCGATGTCGGCCTGCTCGCGATCACCTCGGCCGACCGCCTCCACGCAGGCTGGACCGCCGCACGGAAATTGCGCCGCGACCGCCGCGGCGTGCAGCATCTCAGCTCCATCGAAAAACTGCTGGCGCCGTTGCCGCGCGACTGCGGCATCGTGACGGTGATCGACGGCCATCCCTCCGCGCTCGGCTGGCTCGGCAGCGTCCGTGGCCACCGCGTCGAGGCACTCGGCGTCGAGCAGTTCGGCCAGACCGGCACGATCGCTGACCTCTACCGCCACTACGGCCTGGATGCCAATGCCATCATCGATGCGGCCGAAAGCCTCACCACCGGCGCGCCGGTGCTGCATCGGAAGATGGCGGTTTAA
- a CDS encoding zinc-binding dehydrogenase — protein MRAAIFRNGEIVVDRMAEPTPGPGQVLVKTLACGICGSDLHARQHAHRMVEMARKTGRKPMDLSRDVVFGHEFCCEIVDYGPDTARKLKPGTRVCSLPALVTPAGIEGIGYSNDNIGGYAEAMLLSEALLLEVPNGLAPEHAALTEPLAVGVHAVAKASIRGDEVPLVIGCGPVGLAVIAALKLKGLHPIVAADYSPARRALAARLGADIVVDPKVSQPYATWAEHAQMSDAEKAARPPFQAMLPALKPAIIFECVGVPGLLQQVFEGAPRDARIVVVGVCMETDKSEPMLGIMKELNVQYVLGYTPDEFAASLRLIAEGQVDAAAMVTAEVGIDGVAKAFADLANPEAHTKIIVQPWR, from the coding sequence ATGCGCGCTGCGATTTTCAGGAACGGTGAGATTGTCGTCGACCGGATGGCTGAGCCGACGCCGGGTCCCGGTCAGGTTCTGGTCAAGACGCTCGCCTGCGGCATTTGCGGTTCCGATCTGCACGCGCGACAGCACGCGCACCGCATGGTGGAGATGGCGCGGAAGACCGGGCGTAAGCCGATGGACCTCAGCCGCGATGTCGTGTTCGGTCATGAGTTCTGCTGCGAGATCGTCGACTACGGTCCAGACACCGCGCGCAAGCTCAAGCCGGGCACACGCGTCTGCTCGCTGCCGGCGCTGGTGACGCCTGCGGGCATCGAAGGCATCGGCTATTCCAACGACAATATCGGCGGCTATGCCGAGGCGATGCTGCTCAGCGAAGCGCTGCTGCTCGAGGTGCCCAACGGTCTTGCGCCGGAACATGCCGCGCTGACTGAACCGCTCGCGGTCGGGGTTCACGCCGTCGCAAAAGCCAGTATCCGTGGTGACGAGGTGCCGCTCGTGATCGGCTGCGGCCCGGTCGGCCTCGCGGTGATCGCAGCGCTGAAGCTCAAAGGCTTGCATCCGATTGTCGCCGCCGACTATTCGCCGGCGCGGCGTGCGCTTGCGGCGAGGCTCGGCGCCGATATCGTCGTCGACCCCAAGGTGTCGCAGCCTTATGCGACATGGGCCGAGCACGCGCAGATGTCGGATGCGGAGAAGGCGGCGCGACCGCCGTTCCAGGCCATGCTGCCGGCGCTGAAGCCTGCGATCATCTTCGAATGTGTCGGCGTGCCCGGCCTGTTGCAGCAGGTGTTCGAAGGCGCGCCGCGTGACGCGCGCATTGTCGTGGTCGGCGTCTGCATGGAAACCGACAAGAGCGAGCCGATGCTCGGCATCATGAAGGAGCTCAATGTCCAGTATGTGCTCGGCTACACGCCAGACGAATTCGCAGCGTCACTGCGCCTGATCGCGGAAGGGCAGGTGGATGCGGCGGCGATGGTGACGGCGGAGGTGGGTATCGACGGCGTCGCAAAAGCCTTCGCCGATCTCGCCAATCCCGAGGCGCACACCAAGATCATCGTGCAGCCATGGCGGTGA
- a CDS encoding DMT family transporter codes for MPVPEKKQAARRAPARVDHPFKGIALVLLSTVFLGTSDVTAKYLSTSLPSIEITWIRFVTFALMFTPVMLPGSPLHAMRTERIGLQLMRGAALLGSSLFFITGLRFLPIAEASATGFVSPLFVTALSIIFLSEKVGLRRWIATAIGLTGVMIILRPGSSAFHAAAFFPIISAFCWAAALILTRMMSGREAVLTTMAYSALTGVAILSVMVPFVWVTPSWTAIGLGIVIGVASTVGQWIIVLAYRYGDASVLAPFSYTQLLWVSILGFFIFGEVPDLWTIIGAAFIVASGLYIAHRERVRRAQLLVLEERSPNP; via the coding sequence ATGCCCGTACCGGAGAAGAAGCAGGCGGCTCGTCGTGCGCCCGCGCGCGTCGATCATCCCTTCAAAGGCATTGCGCTGGTGCTGCTGTCGACGGTGTTTCTCGGCACCTCCGACGTGACCGCGAAATATCTCTCGACCAGCCTGCCGTCGATCGAGATCACCTGGATCCGCTTCGTCACCTTCGCGCTGATGTTCACGCCGGTGATGCTGCCGGGCTCACCGCTGCATGCGATGCGCACCGAGCGGATCGGCCTGCAGCTAATGCGCGGCGCCGCGCTGCTTGGCTCCTCGCTGTTCTTCATCACCGGTCTGCGGTTCCTCCCCATTGCGGAAGCCTCTGCCACCGGCTTCGTCTCGCCGCTGTTCGTCACCGCGCTGTCGATCATCTTCCTGAGCGAGAAGGTCGGCCTGCGCCGCTGGATCGCCACCGCGATCGGTCTGACCGGCGTGATGATCATCCTGCGCCCGGGCTCCAGCGCGTTTCATGCCGCCGCGTTCTTCCCGATCATCTCGGCGTTCTGCTGGGCTGCCGCGCTGATCCTGACGCGCATGATGAGCGGTCGCGAGGCGGTGCTCACTACCATGGCCTATTCCGCGCTGACGGGCGTTGCGATCCTTTCCGTGATGGTGCCGTTCGTCTGGGTCACGCCGAGCTGGACCGCGATCGGGCTCGGCATCGTGATTGGTGTTGCCTCGACCGTCGGCCAGTGGATCATCGTGCTGGCCTATCGCTATGGCGATGCCTCGGTGCTGGCGCCGTTCTCCTACACGCAGCTGCTGTGGGTCAGCATTTTGGGCTTCTTCATCTTCGGTGAGGTGCCTGATCTCTGGACCATCATCGGCGCGGCCTTCATCGTCGCGAGCGGCCTCTACATCGCCCATCGCGAGCGGGTGCGCCGCGCCCAGCTCCTGGTGCTGGAAGAGCGTTCCCCGAACCCCTGA
- a CDS encoding Lrp/AsnC family transcriptional regulator, with amino-acid sequence MPELDAIDRKILALLQTDSRMTMQELADKVGLSVSPCHRRVKLLEERGVISRYVATVDQKALGLHVSVFISIKLARQKEEDLNRFARAISKWDEVLECYLMTGNRDYLLRVVAADLASYETFLKTKLTRLDGIASIESSFALSQVKYSIALPV; translated from the coding sequence ATGCCCGAGCTCGACGCCATCGACCGCAAGATCCTCGCTTTGCTCCAGACCGACAGCCGCATGACCATGCAGGAACTCGCCGATAAGGTCGGGCTCTCGGTCTCGCCCTGCCATCGCCGCGTCAAGCTCCTGGAGGAGCGCGGCGTCATCTCGCGCTATGTTGCGACCGTCGACCAGAAGGCGCTTGGCCTGCATGTCAGCGTCTTCATCTCGATCAAGCTGGCGCGGCAGAAGGAGGAGGATCTCAACCGCTTCGCACGTGCGATCTCGAAATGGGACGAGGTGCTGGAATGCTATCTGATGACCGGCAACCGCGACTATCTGCTGCGCGTCGTGGCGGCCGACCTCGCCTCCTATGAGACTTTCCTGAAGACCAAGCTGACCCGGCTCGACGGCATCGCCTCGATCGAGTCGAGCTTCGCGCTGAGCCAGGTGAAATACTCGATCGCGTTGCCGGTGTGA
- a CDS encoding aldehyde dehydrogenase family protein — MVNRMQFYIDGAWVDPAVKKSTAVVNPATEEAMYEVALGSKADVDKAVAAAKRAFATFSQTSREERVALFSKIIEIYKGRLKEIGAAVSDEMGAPLPMAEKLQAGAGLGHLMTTLDVLKNYHFEEPVGTAMVLREPIGVVGMITPWNWPLNQIACKVAPALAAGCTMILKPSEFTPTSALIFAEILHEAGVPKGVFNLVNGLAPEVGAAMSEHPDIDMISFTGSTRAGIDVAKRAAPTVKRVSQELGGKSPNVILEGADLTKAVTGGVMHMFNNSGQSCNAPSRMIVPASKMKEVAAIAKAVADKTKAGDPRAEGTTIGPVVNRGQWDKIQGLIKKGIDEGATLVAGGPGLPEGVNKGFYVRPTIFADVTPDMTIAREEIFGPVLTIIGAKDEADAVKIANDTPYGLAGYVSADTVESARRVARQIRAGNVNLQGVPNDRTAPFGGYKQSGNGREWGKYGLEDFLEVKAVAGFNAA, encoded by the coding sequence ATGGTCAATCGCATGCAATTCTACATCGACGGCGCCTGGGTCGATCCCGCCGTCAAGAAGTCCACCGCCGTGGTCAATCCGGCGACGGAAGAGGCGATGTACGAGGTTGCGCTGGGCTCCAAGGCCGATGTGGACAAGGCCGTGGCCGCTGCCAAGCGCGCCTTTGCGACGTTCTCCCAGACCAGCCGCGAAGAGCGCGTCGCGCTGTTCTCCAAGATCATCGAGATCTACAAGGGCCGGCTCAAGGAGATCGGCGCTGCCGTCTCCGATGAGATGGGCGCGCCGCTGCCGATGGCGGAGAAGCTCCAGGCCGGCGCCGGCCTCGGCCATCTCATGACCACGCTCGACGTGCTCAAGAACTATCATTTCGAGGAGCCGGTTGGCACCGCCATGGTGCTGCGCGAGCCGATCGGTGTGGTCGGCATGATCACGCCCTGGAACTGGCCGCTCAACCAGATCGCCTGCAAGGTCGCCCCCGCGCTCGCCGCCGGCTGCACCATGATCCTGAAGCCGTCGGAGTTCACGCCGACCTCGGCGTTGATCTTCGCGGAAATCCTCCATGAGGCCGGCGTGCCGAAGGGCGTGTTCAACCTCGTCAACGGCCTCGCCCCCGAGGTCGGCGCGGCCATGAGCGAGCACCCCGATATCGACATGATCTCCTTCACCGGCTCGACCCGCGCCGGCATCGACGTGGCGAAACGCGCGGCGCCGACCGTGAAGCGCGTCAGCCAGGAGCTCGGCGGCAAGTCGCCGAACGTCATCCTCGAAGGCGCCGACCTCACGAAGGCGGTGACCGGCGGCGTGATGCACATGTTCAACAACTCCGGCCAGTCCTGCAACGCGCCCTCGCGCATGATCGTGCCGGCCTCGAAGATGAAGGAAGTCGCCGCGATCGCGAAGGCCGTCGCCGACAAAACCAAGGCCGGTGATCCCCGCGCCGAAGGCACCACCATTGGCCCGGTCGTCAACCGCGGCCAATGGGACAAGATCCAGGGGCTGATCAAGAAGGGCATCGACGAGGGCGCAACGCTCGTCGCCGGCGGCCCGGGCCTGCCCGAAGGCGTCAACAAGGGCTTCTATGTCCGCCCGACCATCTTCGCCGACGTCACCCCTGACATGACGATCGCCCGGGAAGAGATCTTCGGACCGGTGCTGACCATCATCGGCGCCAAGGACGAGGCCGACGCGGTGAAGATCGCCAACGACACGCCGTATGGCCTCGCCGGTTACGTCTCGGCCGACACGGTGGAAAGCGCCAGGCGCGTTGCCCGCCAGATCCGCGCCGGCAACGTCAACCTCCAGGGCGTGCCCAACGACCGCACCGCGCCGTTCGGCGGCTACAAGCAGTCCGGCAACGGCCGTGAGTGGGGCAAGTACGGCCTCGAGGACTTCCTCGAAGTGAAGGCCGTCGCCGGCTTCAACGCGGCGTAA
- a CDS encoding SMP-30/gluconolactonase/LRE family protein encodes MNDASSQTQERPQGWRPATYYPDPAIRALDPRFEKYWLKLSAIERLATGLRWAEGPVWFGDGRYLLCSDIPNQRIIKWEEETGAVSVFRKPSNFANGNTRDRQGRLVTCEHGGRRVVRTEYDGSITVLMDQFNGKRLNSPNDVVVKSDGSIWFTDPTFGLLGNYEGYKAEPEIEPNVYRLDPATGKATIVAEGVLGPNGLCFSPDEKILYVVESRGQPNRKILAYDVSPDGATISGKRVHIDAGPGTPDGMRCDIDGNLWCGWGMGDPELDGVVVFAPDGVMIGRIALPERCANLCFGGVKRNRLFMAASQSIYALYVNTQGAVGG; translated from the coding sequence ATGAACGATGCATCGTCCCAGACCCAAGAACGGCCGCAAGGCTGGCGGCCGGCGACCTATTACCCCGATCCGGCGATACGTGCACTCGATCCCCGCTTCGAAAAATACTGGCTGAAGCTTTCGGCGATAGAGCGACTCGCGACCGGCCTGCGCTGGGCCGAGGGGCCGGTGTGGTTCGGCGACGGGCGCTATCTGCTGTGCAGCGACATCCCGAACCAGCGCATCATCAAGTGGGAGGAGGAAACCGGCGCCGTCAGCGTGTTCCGAAAACCCTCGAATTTCGCCAACGGCAACACCAGGGATCGTCAGGGCCGGCTCGTCACCTGCGAGCATGGCGGCCGCCGCGTGGTGCGCACCGAATATGACGGCAGCATCACCGTGCTGATGGATCAATTCAACGGCAAGAGGTTGAACTCACCGAACGATGTCGTTGTTAAATCGGACGGCTCGATCTGGTTCACCGATCCGACCTTCGGCCTGCTCGGCAATTACGAGGGCTACAAGGCCGAGCCCGAGATCGAGCCGAACGTCTACCGGCTCGATCCCGCGACCGGTAAAGCGACCATCGTCGCCGAGGGCGTGCTGGGGCCGAACGGGCTGTGCTTCTCGCCCGACGAGAAGATTCTGTACGTCGTGGAATCGCGTGGGCAACCGAACCGAAAGATCCTCGCCTATGATGTCTCGCCTGATGGCGCCACGATCTCGGGCAAGCGCGTCCACATTGATGCAGGTCCCGGCACGCCGGACGGCATGCGCTGCGACATCGACGGCAATCTCTGGTGCGGCTGGGGCATGGGCGATCCCGAGCTTGACGGCGTGGTCGTGTTCGCGCCCGACGGTGTCATGATCGGCCGCATCGCGCTGCCCGAGCGCTGCGCCAATCTCTGCTTCGGCGGCGTCAAGCGCAACCGCCTGTTCATGGCAGCGAGCCAGTCGATCTACGCGCTGTATGTGAACACGCAAGGCGCGGTTGGGGGATGA
- a CDS encoding SMP-30/gluconolactonase/LRE family protein: MYLETPPRLIETRIFSAMPDKFRRKGVRTDWADANRPGVPTDSFIEGPSFDKEGNLYIVDIPFGRIFRIAPDGEWSQVVEYEGWPNGLKVASDGRILIADYMHGIMELNAKAGRVKPVLTARNSESFRGCNDLHLASNGDIYFTDQGQTGLHDPSGRVYRLASNGRLDCLINTGISPNGLVLGPTETVLFVAMTRDNAVWRLPFMQDGSVSKVGRFCSLFGTSGPDGMTMDAKGRLFVGHASLGHVFVFAPNGELIARIKSCAGPNCTNVAIGGERKDRLYITESSTGSVLVADISGL; this comes from the coding sequence ATGTACCTGGAAACGCCGCCGCGCCTGATCGAAACAAGAATCTTCTCCGCCATGCCTGACAAGTTCCGCCGCAAGGGCGTGCGGACGGATTGGGCCGACGCCAACCGGCCGGGCGTGCCGACCGATAGCTTCATCGAGGGGCCATCCTTCGACAAGGAAGGCAATCTCTACATCGTCGATATTCCCTTCGGCCGCATCTTCCGTATTGCGCCTGATGGCGAGTGGTCGCAGGTCGTCGAATATGAGGGCTGGCCGAACGGGCTGAAGGTCGCATCCGACGGCCGCATCCTGATCGCCGATTACATGCATGGCATCATGGAGCTCAATGCCAAAGCCGGCCGCGTCAAGCCGGTCCTGACCGCGCGCAATTCGGAATCGTTTCGTGGCTGCAACGATCTGCATCTCGCGTCCAACGGTGACATCTATTTCACCGATCAGGGCCAGACCGGCCTGCACGATCCGAGTGGTCGGGTCTATCGGCTGGCATCGAATGGCCGGCTCGATTGCCTGATCAACACCGGCATCAGCCCGAACGGCCTCGTGCTCGGCCCGACCGAGACCGTCCTGTTCGTCGCCATGACGCGCGACAATGCGGTGTGGCGGCTGCCGTTCATGCAGGATGGCAGCGTGTCGAAGGTCGGCCGCTTCTGCTCGCTGTTCGGCACCAGCGGCCCTGATGGCATGACCATGGATGCCAAAGGTCGGCTGTTCGTCGGCCACGCTTCGCTCGGTCACGTCTTCGTATTTGCGCCCAACGGCGAATTGATTGCGCGGATCAAGTCGTGCGCGGGGCCGAATTGCACGAATGTGGCGATCGGTGGCGAAAGGAAAGATCGTCTCTATATCACGGAGTCCTCGACCGGGAGCGTACTAGTCGCTGACATCAGCGGTCTGTAG